One genomic segment of Culturomica massiliensis includes these proteins:
- a CDS encoding carboxypeptidase-like regulatory domain-containing protein — protein MVKCISIGIWLVLPFCNIVVQAQQTDVFAREIRFSSSRGTVYEMLNQITEQSGFWFVYDSDLIDNEKKVTVSKGVYPLREAILQITGDNMLEMKLIGRHILLYKEKAVPTRVAVSEQMPSFLMVRGTVRDRETGEPLAYSSIGIDGTGKGVVANQNGSFLLKLPDSLLYSSLYISHLGYEPQKIATELLAGNTTDIRLQVRPIPLEEVIVRLVNPVKILKEMLEKRGENYAETPVNLTTFYREGVEKGKELLALTEAVFKVYKTGYCSLENDRVKLLKMRRIDNERWKDTLVMKIKAGIKASFTLDLTKNLPDFLTFNESNLYNYYKVDMSVVDSHLVHVIAFEQRKDVRLALYKGELYVDAENSALLRVRMEINPDYIRKATNTLIVKKSKRIDITPKKVVYTVSYKPWGGKYYIGHVRGDLDFRIKKRGKLFASSVHTWFEMATCNIDTLQVRRFARRETLPINKVFSETRFMYDENFWGDLNIILPEEKLDQAISKINSRIIETE, from the coding sequence ATGGTAAAATGTATTTCAATCGGGATATGGTTGGTATTGCCGTTCTGCAACATAGTCGTGCAGGCTCAGCAGACGGACGTGTTTGCTCGTGAAATACGTTTTTCATCTTCCCGGGGTACCGTTTATGAAATGCTCAATCAAATTACCGAACAATCCGGCTTTTGGTTTGTATACGACAGCGATTTAATCGATAATGAGAAAAAGGTAACGGTTTCCAAAGGTGTTTATCCGCTCCGGGAGGCGATCCTGCAAATTACCGGAGATAATATGTTGGAAATGAAATTAATCGGCCGGCACATTCTTTTATATAAGGAAAAAGCCGTACCGACTCGTGTCGCTGTTTCTGAGCAGATGCCTTCTTTTTTGATGGTCCGGGGAACTGTCCGGGACCGGGAGACGGGGGAGCCTTTGGCTTATAGTTCGATTGGAATAGACGGAACGGGAAAAGGAGTGGTTGCAAATCAAAACGGGAGTTTTTTGCTTAAGCTGCCCGATTCTTTGCTTTATTCTTCTCTTTATATCTCTCATCTGGGGTATGAACCTCAAAAAATAGCTACAGAATTATTGGCAGGCAACACTACGGATATCCGGTTACAGGTTCGTCCCATTCCCCTGGAAGAAGTAATTGTCAGATTGGTAAATCCCGTTAAGATTTTGAAAGAAATGTTGGAAAAGCGGGGAGAGAATTATGCAGAGACTCCTGTTAATTTAACTACTTTTTACCGGGAGGGGGTGGAGAAGGGAAAAGAACTCCTTGCTTTGACGGAAGCTGTTTTTAAAGTTTATAAAACAGGTTATTGTTCGCTCGAGAATGATCGGGTAAAGTTGTTGAAGATGCGGCGTATCGATAACGAGAGATGGAAAGATACGCTTGTCATGAAAATAAAAGCCGGCATCAAGGCTTCGTTTACGTTGGATTTAACAAAGAATCTTCCTGATTTTCTGACTTTTAATGAATCGAATCTTTATAATTATTATAAGGTAGACATGAGTGTCGTCGATTCGCATTTGGTACATGTTATTGCTTTTGAACAGCGCAAAGATGTCCGTTTGGCTTTATACAAGGGAGAGCTTTATGTAGATGCGGAGAATTCTGCTTTGTTACGTGTACGTATGGAAATAAATCCGGATTATATACGAAAAGCGACAAATACCTTGATTGTCAAAAAGAGTAAAAGAATCGATATAACCCCGAAAAAGGTGGTGTATACCGTCAGTTATAAACCTTGGGGCGGGAAATATTATATCGGACATGTGCGGGGAGATCTTGATTTCCGGATAAAGAAAAGAGGAAAATTGTTTGCTTCGTCAGTACATACCTGGTTCGAGATGGCTACTTGTAATATTGACACATTACAAGTCAGGCGATTTGCGCGAAGGGAAACTTTACCCATCAATAAGGTATTTTCGGAAACCCGTTTTATGTATGATGAGAATTTCTGGGGGGACTTGAATATTATTCTTCCGGAGGAAAAGTTGGATCAGGCCATTTCTAAAATCAATTCCCGGATCATTGAGACGGAATAA